Genomic window (Terriglobus sp. TAA 43):
CAGACTCTCCATTGTCAGGTGCGTACGCTGCCACATACACCAGACCGGCAACCTTCGGATCGTTGCCCACTTGAGTGATGACAACACCCGCATAGGAGTGTGCCACCAACAACGTCTTGCCGGTGACTCGTGCAAGAGCGCGCTGGACTGTCGCAACGTCGTCAGCAAGAGACGTGAGCGGAAGCTGGACGGCCGTTACGCTATATCCATCGGCGTTGAGATTTGTAATGACAGGATTCCATGACGAGCCATCCGCCCAGGCTCCGTGCACCAACAGGACGTTTTTAACACCTGTTGGACCGGCCGCCTGCACTGGTGGAAGCCCTCCGCCACTATTGGAAGAACATCCCGCTAGCGCCAGAGAGATTGTTGGAATCAGAAGGCGGATAGCGCCCTTCACGTAGAAGTTGTGGAGCATGAGTTCGTCCTTTGTCTTTGCGTTTTGTTGAGGCTATTGCTCGGCGCCATCGACCTCGGAAGGAGCGGGCTGGGCTGCGGCTGAAACCAAAGCTGCAGCTCAAGAGGCAAGCCTTTTCAGAAGGAGAACTTCCACCCGAAAGACTTGCCCCCGGAGGCGTTACTTCGAGGTGGCTTTCGAAGCCGCGTCCAAAATTACATTTGCGACCTGCGACGGTTGAGCCAGCATAACGACGTGGCTTGAGGCAACCGTAGTTGTTGCTGCACCGATCTTCTTTGCTTCGGCGGCTTCAAGTTGCGGAGAAATAGTGCGGTCGTTTGCGGCGATGATGTACCACGAGGCCTTCGACTTCCACGCTGGGGTCGTGATCTCTCCCTTCATTGCACCGACACTTGTAGGCACTTGCGTTGCCGTTAGAACCGAGATCTCTTTCGCCGAGAGGTCCTGCGCCAAATCTTCTGAAATTCCCTTAGGTGTCAACTTTATGAAGCCACTCTTATCCGGTCGCAGCTCAGTACCGACGGGAGTGGGAACGCTGGTAATCAATCCAAATGCGGATTCTCCTTTGTCCGGTGCTACCGCAGCTACGTAGACGATTCCGACGACCTTGGGATCATTTCCGGCTTCCGTAACAACCGCACCACCATACGAATGGCCGACTAACAAGACTGGACCATCTTCAAGCGCGATGGCACGCTGGGTCGCTGAAACGTCGTCCGCAAACGACGTAAGCGGGATCTGGACAGAGACAACATGCAGTCCCTTGGCCTCTAACGAAGGAATGACTTTGGACCAGCTGGAACCGTCTGCCCACGCGCCATGGACGAGTAGTACGTTTTTCGCTCCCCCTGTTGGAGAAGTTTGCGCCGTCATGTTGGCAGTGGGAAGGATTGCGAGAAGAAAGGCGCATGGCGCCATCATGTTGCGAACAGACTTGGATATCTGCATTGTCATACTCCTTGGACAGGGACCGGCTCACAGGCTCGACGGTCTTGGTCGTCTGCACGAATAACGCGTAGGCGACCACGACGTAGCTGTGTAGCGGTACCAAGATTTGCTGTCCTATTGGGGTGAGCTTAGCCATCATCACGCGGAGGGGTATAGGTAAAAAGCATCAAAAGCGGGCCAAGATCCTTATGAAAATTGACATCTCTCCGCGTCCTTAACAATCGATGGCACGGGAGCAAACTAACAATCTTTTCGGAGTTGAATTTTCCGGCTATTCGCCCTCCGCGAATCCGAGGTAAGCGTGCCTCTCATAGTCGTGCAAATCTCACCAGAGGGCTCAGGAGATCGGCATGAAAAGAGATAGCGCACCTTTCAAGTGAGCGGATTCCAACGCACTGAACTAGAGCACAAGAGACCAACCAATACGTCGCGGTTCACGTGGTGGTAAGCATGATTGCATCTATGCGTGCGGGAAGTCTTCCCTCTGCTCAAGCCGCGCTATCTGCTTCACGTGGCGATCTAAGTGGAATGGAAGGAACTCAAGCCACTGCAAGGCATTGAGAGGCCCAAAAAGAAAATGTGGCGACACAATTCTTGACGCAAGCTCATCGTCTAGAACCAGTGGAAGCTTTTCTATTAAGAGCTGATTGGATTTGAGCGCTTCAAGCCAAAACAAGCCGGACGATTTTCCCTGCGGCCACCACACGACCGGTGCCTTAACTTTAAGAGCCTCATTCGGGTCGCGGACAAGTTCGGAGAAAGACCGAGGTTTATCGGTTTGCATCATAGGAATCGACCGATGCGTCTCGCGTTCCTCTGGCGATCCCCAAATCCGTTGTAACGTCATGAACTCTACGAGGTGTAGGTGCTCCAGAATCTCGCCTACCGTCCACCCACCATCGTCAGGCCTGAACGACAACTGGTCCTCAGTCCAGTTCGCTACAATCTCGAATACCCTTTCTCGAGCGGGCCATGTCAGGTGGATGACCTCCTCAAGGCGATGCTGCTTCATGCGTCTAACCTCTCTTGTTGTGATGCCCATTGTTAAGGGCACATCCGCAGACTCGCCATCGCATCCTATGCCCAAAGGACGCGGCGCTGCCGCAACAGCACGTCAGAGATAACAAGAATCTTTCAGCGCGAGATATCAACCCCGACCTTTAGTTAACGACCATTCGACGCCATATTCCCGGAGTAACTCCATGAATGCGCTTGAAGGAACGATTGAACCCCGATTGATCTGCGAATCCGCATTGCATGGCGATATCCGCGATCGGGAGGCGAGAGTTTGCCATCAGAACTGTCGCCTTATCAATCCGACGTTCGATCAACCAGCGATAGGGTGGCTTCCCGAAGGTCTGTTTGAAGGCTCGCGTGAAATGGCTCACTGAAAGTGAGCATGTTTCCGCAACCTGTCGGAGGTCAATGTCTCCATCTAAATGAGCATCGAGGAACTCCGCTGCTCTCTTAACCTGTCGCGCAGTGAGCCCGCCTCGCACATGCGCTGCCAGTGGCGGAATGCCACCATAGGAGAAAGCGAGGTGGCAGTTCAGCGCGTGCAAAACGTGGTCGACAAAAAATTTAGATGCATGATTTGGCTGCTGTAACGTTGAAGCGAGAACTTGACCCAGGTTGTATACGACGGAATCCATACGTCCGAACGTCTGGATTAATCGATCCACTCGAGGTATCCGGTGAGAGTAGGCTATCTCATCAAGTGAGGCCTGCGTGATCCGCACTATCAAGGTATCGAATGAGCCAGGCAGGAAAATTCTAGGCCGCTCTTCAAATGGAATCACACTCACACCGCCAGCTGGATAACATCCTTCCGATACTTTTTTGGCCGCCAGGAGCTGCTCGATAAAGGGTATTTCCGCCAGTTGAAGCGCGAGCAGATAGTCATGTGCGGCTCCGTGGCCCTCCGTGACCTCCGGTAAACCTTCCCTGCTCCGGACTCTCCCAAACGTAGAGGGGGCAAGTTGGGAAACGCAGAGTTCCGCTGTGGGCATCTCCCGGATATATAAGTCTTCTGCAAATCGTTCCCAGAAGGCTTTATTTGGATTAGGCGCCTGCATATCCTTCGTATCTCTGCTCCGTTAACCGATACTTACTAGGGATTATGGACTAGTTAGGCCGTTGCAGTAGTCTGTTGGCGAAGAACAGACTTTTGTTTTACAAGATGGAGACAATTCGAGGCATCTGTAAAAGCTAGAGCGTAATGTGGCCCTCGACTCTCCCAGAGAAGACGGGCCATGACTCTCTACCACTCGCTTGCGAGCGATACTATTTCGCGGCATCCATGATTGTCTCGATTTTGATGTCAAGGTCTTTCGCTACTTGGAGAGCCTCGCTGTTACCGTACGGAGCAAGATGCGAAACCATCGTGTCGTACGAGATATGGATTCCATCTGCACGTTCGTCAATCAGAATGGTCACAGGTGCGTAGGAGCCAGCGTCGGGTACATGTTTCACCATTTCCTTCATAATGAGCGGATTGCCCGCAACGATACGAAGAACTCTTGGAGTATCCGTCCCATTCTCTTTTCGAATGATATCTCCAAGATCAAAACGCGCGAACTCCATGATGCCATTTGGTTGAGCCGCTGGATCGACAATCGCTTTCATTTCGGATTCGTCATGTGCCTCCGAGAGCTTTTTGCGAAATGCCGCCATATCTGGATGACCGAGCTGCGCGTCAAGCCGAGCTACGACGCTATCAAAGGTGTCGTGGGAAATGACAGTGATTCGTTGCACTTTAATTTTTCGAATGCTCATGTGTCTTATCTCTTTTCTACTTGTTGTCTGGCCCAACATGCCAACGCTCATCGCAAGGACCATGTAAGGCATAACTCTCCATCTACGGGACATCAACGCGTCACTTGTCCATCGTCTTGAGATACGCCCTCTTTGGCGAGAAAGGCGTTCGCCTGCGAGACGAAGAGTGTGGAGTATTGAAAGAATGAGCCGTGTCCGGAGTCGGGATAGAGGCTGAGGTACGCCTTGGGGATGTGTTGATACAAGACATATGAGTTGATCGTGGGGGCGATGAGATCGTTATTCCCATTCACGATAAGAACGGGCTGCTTGATTGCCTCTAGGAGCCTGTAGTTTGCGGGTGTAAGCCCCCAAGTGACATAGGCCTTTGCCTGCGCTTGAACCGCCGCCGGTGTAGCAATCGGTTCTGGATCGATCGTGTGATTGTTAATGCGCTTCACAAAATCAAGACCTGCCTGACGCCCTTCGCGTGTATCTGTGAAGAACAGGAGCGCTTTCAACGGCACATTCTTCTCAGCGCTTTCCTTCGATTTATCTGCAATCACGCTGGGGAGTTTATCGAAGCCTTCCGCTCCCTGAGGGCCCGTTCCTACAAGAATCGCTTTTCGAACTAGTTCGGGACGATCGGCTAGAAGTTGTTGCACGACAGCACCCCCTAGTGAAAAACCGAGCGCATCAATCTTGCTCAACTGGAGTGCATCGAGAAATCCCTCCGCGTAGTGCGCCATAAGAGATACCGAGTCGGGCGGTTCACCTTGTGAGGCACCGATGCCAGCATTTTCAAAAATGAGAACGGGGCGTGTGGCGGCCAATTTTTCAACCAAGTCTTGATCCCAATCATCCATAGTCCCAGTGAAGTGCTGAAAGAGAACGAGCGTCGGTGCATCGGAGCGGTTCCCGATCATTCGGTATGCCAGCTTTATTCCGTGAACCGTGACGTACTGATTGGGTGTTGTGTTGTAGTTCAGCGCGTCGGAATCCGCGGGCTTGAGCACTTCGCTTTTTGTGTCCATATTGATCTCCTGAGCGCTTGTAGCGCGAATGCATACGTGACTCGGCTTGGGGCGGTCTCTTGCACGGAAGCCTCAGGCTTGGCTGCCGAAGGGACAGATCTCAAATAGAGCATGATGCTCGTGTCCGAATCAGATCGAGTCGAAGAGGATAAATTTGCACGCGGATCAAGAAGGACGAAAGGTGCATATCCTTTAACGGCGTTTCGATCATGGCCATCTGCCCGAGCGGTTGTTGACGGAAGACGTGCCTTTGAAGGAGTGCGCATGTTAACGACGATGCATCTTTACCGTCGTTCGAGAGAACCATCGTTTGTTGTATGGATCGTAATTTTGACACCCGATAGCATCTAGGCGAAAACAACCAAGAACGGGACTTTTTCCGCACAAATAGGGCGGATCCTGGAACGCACGTCTATAGCGTTAACGAACCGCAGATAAATCTCCAAGACTGGGGCTGCGCACCACAGCCAACAAGTAGGCTTCTTTTCTCGGAATCTACAAAGGTAGTTTTGAGATCGTCGCTTGCCTCTCTTGCGGGGCTGATCGAATAGAAGCGACATCGAGCTTGAGGTGTGCCTGGGCCATCTCATCGGGCATGCGGGCAATCCACTGGTTCAGCGATACATCTGCGTAACGAGGACTCTTAAATGTCTCCAGGAAGATGAGGTCCTCTGTGCCGGTATTTTCGATGCAATGCCCAGCCATACTCGGTACAAATCCGACATCGTTCGCGTTGAAGTCCAGTGTGCGAGCAGTACCTCCGGTCGTCACTACGGTCATCCGGCCTTTGCCCTGAATCCAGTACTGCCACTCGCTTGTATTCGGGTGCCAATGCATCTCTCGCATGGCGCCGGGCTTGATGGTGACGATAGCCGCCGAGATGCCAGTCGATACCGGGAAGTTCTTCGAATCGATGATGTACACACTACCCGTTGAGGTATTCTCGGCAGCCTCCATCTCCGATCGCTTGAATGTATAGCGGTTCACGGCTTCTAGATTTTTCCCAAGGAACTCTCGATCAGATTCAAGTGGACCAGGCGCAGTGCCAGGAAATATATACAGTTCTTTCGTGGGCAACTGCTTTACCTGATCTGTACTCCATCCCGTGTTCTTCCTCACAAGCTCCGGAGGTGTATGAGCCATAAACTCGGAGATTAAGAATGTGTCGTCTTCAGAGAAATCTCCCTGGTCAAAAACCAGCAGAAATTCGCAACCATCTCCTCCGATCCCCTGGATCGAGTGCGGCAGTCCCGCAGGAAAATACCAAAGATCGCCCTCTTCGAGATCGTCTATGAACATCTTCCCATCAGATTGGAAGAGACTCACTCGAGCTTTTCCTTTAAGCATGAGCGCCCACTCATTCGCGTGATGCCAATGCAATTCTCGGAACGAGCCTTCCGTAAGGCGCATGTTGACACCCGCGATTTCGGTCGACGATGGCAATTCTCTTTGTGTTACCTGGTGCGTCCATCCACCGGGCTGGACACGCTTTGGCGCCAGATCGAACGAGTACCAGAGAGGACCGGGGTTACCGTGATCGGTCGCGGGTGGCAGGTTGGAATCAGGGTTTTCGTTCAGAAGTACCGTGTTTTCCGGACCGGGATCACTCTCTCCTACTGCAGTTCTGACGTCATCGGGATTGGTATTGTCAGTCATCTCTTCTCCGGTACGGTAATGGGCAATTTATCGATAAGGGAAGGATCTCCCAGGAACAAACTCTCAAGCTCTCTCTTGATGGACCTCTGCCAAAACAAGGGAACGTGTAGAAACAGTATCCCTACTCCGTCCGTCCGTCAGGAGATACCCTGAATCGCTTCGAGCAGGGCGCGGTACTCCTCGTTGCAATCCGCGCAAACTTTCAGATGCTGCTGCACCTGATGGAAAGCCTCGGTCGGGGTCTTTCCTGCAAGCTCACTTTCGGCATATGCGGCCACGGCCGCAAGACACTCTTCACAATTGAGCTCCGCGTTCTCGGTGAGCGTCAACGTGCGGAGTAGGTCACTCAGTTGGCGTTCATCAAGCTTCATCAAAGTCTCCTTGGTTTGAGAGCGCCCATCGCACAGTCTCCATTGTGATCCCCGATTCCGATAGGCAACGTTTTAGATTCTTACGCGCATCATGGGTGAGCTTGTATAGCGCATTGCGGGTCACACCCAAATGACGGGCAATCTCCGTCTGAGGCATTTCTTTGAACTCTGCAATGAGTGCAGTGCGTTGCCTTACAGTCAATTGCGTCTCAATCGCATGGCGTAAAGCTTTGAAGATTCTTTGTTGATCGAAACTGGCGTCCTGGCGCTGCCACATGGACGGATGATGCGCGTCACCAGAATCAAGCAGAGCATCGAGAGACACATCTTTCCACCGCTTCCGTCGTAGCTCGTCGAACGCGACACGCATCGCAATCGCTAGTGCCCACGTCGCAAACTGACTTTCGCCCCGAAACTGATGGAGGTCTATCAGGATCCGCACTGCCGCGTCCTGAGCAAAATCCTCCACCCACGAAATCGCCTCCGGCCTGTCACGTAGGGCGCGACGTAGTCCCTGGCACAACAACCCGAGCAGAGCCTCATGAGCCTCGGCTCCATGAGACCCTGCGCTGCGAAGACCGCTGAGCCATTGTTCGTTGGACCATGACGAGCTGCTTCGGACAACCATCGTCCCACTCTACTTGTTGTCTTGCAAAAGCATAAGGCTCTCGCGTGCCGTGTACACGGCAGCTCCTAGCAGAACGAAGTCCTTGACCAGAAATTGGCCAACTGCACTCGACAATGCAGGAAAGCCACCCAAGCTCGGCTCCCATCCGGGCGTGGTTACAAGAAAGGTCAGCGTGGTGAGGAACATCACGGTGGCAATAGAACTGCCGATGAGCCCGATCCGTGGGAAAAAGCGCCCGACAATGAGAAGAAGCGCTGTCGCAATCTCTGTAACTCCGAGAAGATTCGCGATTCCCTGCACACCGAGCGCCGCAAGCAACGGCCGCAGGAACGGGCTGTTCGCCTCCAGGCCCATGATGCCGTGCGCTTCATACGAAGTAAATTTCATGCAGCCAAGCCATAGAAGAATCAGCGCGAGTCCGTAGCGAAGCAGAATGTGCTCTGCCAACTCCGCAGCGCGAAGAAGGGTCGTGTTCGTGGTAAGCGCGTGATTGCGATCCGCTGTTATTGCCGATTGAGTCATAGCCTATGACCTCCGCTTTATTAGGCCCGGCGAAGGTGAGGATTCTTACGCCCCACAGTGAAATTTATTTCAGTACCCC
Coding sequences:
- a CDS encoding RNA polymerase sigma factor, producing MVVRSSSSWSNEQWLSGLRSAGSHGAEAHEALLGLLCQGLRRALRDRPEAISWVEDFAQDAAVRILIDLHQFRGESQFATWALAIAMRVAFDELRRKRWKDVSLDALLDSGDAHHPSMWQRQDASFDQQRIFKALRHAIETQLTVRQRTALIAEFKEMPQTEIARHLGVTRNALYKLTHDARKNLKRCLSESGITMETVRWALSNQGDFDEA
- a CDS encoding YkgB family protein, with amino-acid sequence MTQSAITADRNHALTTNTTLLRAAELAEHILLRYGLALILLWLGCMKFTSYEAHGIMGLEANSPFLRPLLAALGVQGIANLLGVTEIATALLLIVGRFFPRIGLIGSSIATVMFLTTLTFLVTTPGWEPSLGGFPALSSAVGQFLVKDFVLLGAAVYTARESLMLLQDNK
- a CDS encoding alpha/beta hydrolase, encoding MLHNFYVKGAIRLLIPTISLALAGCSSNSGGGLPPVQAAGPTGVKNVLLVHGAWADGSSWNPVITNLNADGYSVTAVQLPLTSLADDVATVQRALARVTGKTLLVAHSYAGVVITQVGNDPKVAGLVYVAAYAPDNGESVMDLNGQVAATPIMNDLILDTNGYLTLTVSGIAADFAPDLSPEQQTTIAVTQGPVSAPNAFGVKVSQVAWKSLPSWYVVSSNDHVISPTLEMNMAKRMNATTTTLTSGHLAMLSHSADVTKVVETAATSLKP
- a CDS encoding alpha/beta hydrolase, with protein sequence MQISKSVRNMMAPCAFLLAILPTANMTAQTSPTGGAKNVLLVHGAWADGSSWSKVIPSLEAKGLHVVSVQIPLTSFADDVSATQRAIALEDGPVLLVGHSYGGAVVTEAGNDPKVVGIVYVAAVAPDKGESAFGLITSVPTPVGTELRPDKSGFIKLTPKGISEDLAQDLSAKEISVLTATQVPTSVGAMKGEITTPAWKSKASWYIIAANDRTISPQLEAAEAKKIGAATTTVASSHVVMLAQPSQVANVILDAASKATSK
- a CDS encoding helix-turn-helix transcriptional regulator; translation: MQAPNPNKAFWERFAEDLYIREMPTAELCVSQLAPSTFGRVRSREGLPEVTEGHGAAHDYLLALQLAEIPFIEQLLAAKKVSEGCYPAGGVSVIPFEERPRIFLPGSFDTLIVRITQASLDEIAYSHRIPRVDRLIQTFGRMDSVVYNLGQVLASTLQQPNHASKFFVDHVLHALNCHLAFSYGGIPPLAAHVRGGLTARQVKRAAEFLDAHLDGDIDLRQVAETCSLSVSHFTRAFKQTFGKPPYRWLIERRIDKATVLMANSRLPIADIAMQCGFADQSGFNRSFKRIHGVTPGIWRRMVVN
- a CDS encoding alpha/beta fold hydrolase; amino-acid sequence: MDTKSEVLKPADSDALNYNTTPNQYVTVHGIKLAYRMIGNRSDAPTLVLFQHFTGTMDDWDQDLVEKLAATRPVLIFENAGIGASQGEPPDSVSLMAHYAEGFLDALQLSKIDALGFSLGGAVVQQLLADRPELVRKAILVGTGPQGAEGFDKLPSVIADKSKESAEKNVPLKALLFFTDTREGRQAGLDFVKRINNHTIDPEPIATPAAVQAQAKAYVTWGLTPANYRLLEAIKQPVLIVNGNNDLIAPTINSYVLYQHIPKAYLSLYPDSGHGSFFQYSTLFVSQANAFLAKEGVSQDDGQVTR
- a CDS encoding cupin domain-containing protein — its product is MTDNTNPDDVRTAVGESDPGPENTVLLNENPDSNLPPATDHGNPGPLWYSFDLAPKRVQPGGWTHQVTQRELPSSTEIAGVNMRLTEGSFRELHWHHANEWALMLKGKARVSLFQSDGKMFIDDLEEGDLWYFPAGLPHSIQGIGGDGCEFLLVFDQGDFSEDDTFLISEFMAHTPPELVRKNTGWSTDQVKQLPTKELYIFPGTAPGPLESDREFLGKNLEAVNRYTFKRSEMEAAENTSTGSVYIIDSKNFPVSTGISAAIVTIKPGAMREMHWHPNTSEWQYWIQGKGRMTVVTTGGTARTLDFNANDVGFVPSMAGHCIENTGTEDLIFLETFKSPRYADVSLNQWIARMPDEMAQAHLKLDVASIRSAPQERQATISKLPL
- a CDS encoding DinB family protein — encoded protein: MKQHRLEEVIHLTWPARERVFEIVANWTEDQLSFRPDDGGWTVGEILEHLHLVEFMTLQRIWGSPEERETHRSIPMMQTDKPRSFSELVRDPNEALKVKAPVVWWPQGKSSGLFWLEALKSNQLLIEKLPLVLDDELASRIVSPHFLFGPLNALQWLEFLPFHLDRHVKQIARLEQREDFPHA
- a CDS encoding DUF302 domain-containing protein — encoded protein: MSIRKIKVQRITVISHDTFDSVVARLDAQLGHPDMAAFRKKLSEAHDESEMKAIVDPAAQPNGIMEFARFDLGDIIRKENGTDTPRVLRIVAGNPLIMKEMVKHVPDAGSYAPVTILIDERADGIHISYDTMVSHLAPYGNSEALQVAKDLDIKIETIMDAAK